Proteins found in one Sphaeramia orbicularis chromosome 8, fSphaOr1.1, whole genome shotgun sequence genomic segment:
- the LOC115424514 gene encoding dual specificity protein phosphatase 16, producing the protein MVWSQEREADRPPLSVILPRLYLGAESDVTQDRLAALGISYVLSVSRCSPQPSFLPCSKYLRIPIDDSLWDDLLPWIPQALHFIDAAMSTGASVLVHCAAGISRSPALAVAYIMYSLGLDLDQAYRFVKERRPSISPNFNFLGQLQHFQSTLSQKPPCGDPHMVSVDSDSADGQHIHKDQTQQQRHSCSDGSENQHLSLSGKLRTLHLTLNQKQQDVQPFCMDPPVSSSLSEMIKPQVPTQLQLPAGSASLLEKRKSLTLSLTPLGVRPPANSQQVRCSSPSKTVHKREAAEQAEVKTQSNTALCRQPEETHREHSSTRGGGVETREQSLLSPLSYTLNRLLGWGERVLLGDMFVQPVRMGQAYRC; encoded by the exons ATGGTTTGGTCCCAGGAGAGAGAAGCAGACCGGCCGCCGCTGTCCGTCATTTTGCCGCGACTCTACCTGGGAGCGGAGAGCGACGTGACGCAG GACCGTCTGGCTGCTCTGGGTATCTCCTATGTACTAAGTGTGAGTCGCTGCAGCCCTCAGCCCTCCTTCCTGCCTTGCTCTAAATACCTCCGTATCCCCATCGATGACTCCCTGTGGGACGACCTGCTGCCATGGATCCCACAGGCTCTGCACTTCATAG aTGCAGCTATGTCCACTGGAGCCTCGGTGCTGGTTCACTGTGCAGCAGGGATCTCACGCTCCCCAGCTCTGGCTGTCGCCTACATCATGTACAGCCTcggactggacctggaccaggccTACAG GTTTGTGAAGGAGCGAAGGCCCTCCATTTCTCCAAATTTCAACTTCTTGGGTCAGCTGCAGCACTTCCAGAGCACTCTGAGCCAGAAGCCCCCCTGTGGTGACCCCCACATGGTCAGTGTTGACAGCGACTCAGCAGACGGCCAACACATCCACAAAGACCAGACACAGCAGCAAAGACATTCATGCTCAGATGGAAGCGAAAATCAGCATCTTTCCTTGTCAGGGAAACTCCGGACTCTTCATTTAACTCTTAATCAAAAGCAGCAGGATGTCCAGCCATTCTGTATGGATCCACCGGTTTCTTCAAGCCTCTCGGAGATGATCAAACCCCAAGTCCCCACGCAACTACAACTCCCAGCAGGCTCTGCTTCTCTATTAGAGAAACGCAAAAGCCTTACACTCTCTTTGACACCCTTGGGCGTTCGCCCTCCAGCAAACAGCCAGCAAGTGAGGTGCAGTTCTCCATCCAAAACTGTCCACAAGAGGGAGGCAGCAGAACAGGCTGAAGTAAAGACACAGAGTAACACTGCCCTCTGCAGGCAGCCGGAGGAAACACACAGAGAGCACAGTTCCACCCGTGGTGGAGGCGTGGAGACGAGGGAGCAGAGTCTACTGTCACCACTCAGCTACACCCTCAACAGACTGCTGGGGTGGGGGGAGAGGGTGCTGCTGGGAGACATGTTTGTCCAACCTGTGAGGATGGGACAGGCTTACAGATGCTga